The Gemmatimonadota bacterium genome has a segment encoding these proteins:
- a CDS encoding UDP-N-acetyl glucosamine 2-epimerase, whose product MPRYRTSRPESTPRRRWRPDVALCYGTRPQVVKVARLLPALQQELSVFTVDTGQHYDDALRGALYRDLELAAPDAFLGVGPGHPMEQAARMSAATTLVLSRMRPRMVVVVGDTNSTLACALAASQLGIPVVHVEAGLRSGDPDMAEERNRCIVDHASALLCAPSLRAAATLAREGVTGQVVVTGDIARDVLEASVARLPTARAEAPFVLSTLHRAELTDAPERLQEVITALGQLALPVLLPLHPRTRAAIDTPAGPFPWPQNVTVTPPLDYTRMLSAIRDASVVVTDSGGVQREAYWLGTPCVTMRGITEWVETVELGANRLIAPSGVRSLPQAIDAARCAPRDWPRDTYGCGDAGLRIAAAISAMLPARRRASPLPVG is encoded by the coding sequence ATGCCACGCTACCGCACCTCCCGGCCCGAATCGACCCCGCGCCGCCGCTGGCGGCCCGACGTCGCCCTGTGTTATGGCACGCGGCCACAGGTGGTGAAGGTTGCCCGACTCCTCCCCGCCCTGCAGCAGGAGTTGAGCGTCTTCACCGTGGACACGGGGCAACACTATGATGACGCCCTGCGCGGTGCCCTCTATCGGGATTTGGAGCTCGCGGCACCCGACGCGTTCCTCGGCGTTGGCCCGGGGCATCCGATGGAACAGGCCGCTCGTATGTCGGCAGCCACGACCCTGGTGCTCTCGCGCATGCGCCCACGGATGGTCGTGGTCGTTGGAGACACCAACTCGACCCTCGCCTGCGCGCTGGCAGCCTCGCAACTCGGCATCCCTGTCGTGCACGTCGAGGCCGGACTCCGGTCGGGCGACCCGGACATGGCCGAGGAGCGCAACCGGTGCATTGTGGATCATGCCAGTGCCCTCCTGTGTGCACCGTCGCTCCGGGCCGCGGCGACGCTGGCACGGGAGGGGGTCACCGGACAGGTGGTCGTCACTGGCGACATCGCGCGCGATGTGTTGGAAGCGTCCGTCGCGCGCTTGCCCACGGCCAGGGCCGAAGCGCCGTTTGTGCTCAGCACCCTGCATCGCGCCGAGTTGACTGATGCTCCAGAGCGGCTCCAAGAGGTGATCACGGCGCTGGGACAACTCGCGCTCCCGGTGTTGCTTCCCCTGCACCCCCGCACCCGCGCCGCGATCGATACGCCGGCCGGCCCTTTCCCCTGGCCGCAGAATGTGACCGTCACGCCGCCGCTGGACTACACGCGCATGCTTTCGGCCATCCGCGACGCCAGCGTCGTCGTGACTGACAGCGGGGGCGTTCAGCGCGAAGCGTACTGGCTCGGGACGCCGTGCGTGACGATGCGTGGGATCACGGAATGGGTGGAGACCGTTGAGCTGGGAGCCAATCGGCTGATCGCCCCGTCAGGCGTCCGGTCGCTGCCGCAGGCGATCGACGCCGCGCGGTGCGCGCCGCGTGATTGGCCGCGCGACACCTATGGGTGCGGCGACGCCGGCCTGCGCATCGCCGCAGCGATCAGCGCCATGCTCCCCGCGCGTCGCCGCGCGTCACCCCTCCCCGTCGGGTGA